The Anas acuta chromosome 12, bAnaAcu1.1, whole genome shotgun sequence sequence GGGTCTCTGGGGTGGTCTGGTGGAGCCCTGTGCCAGCCCGTGGTGACCAGGGGAGCAGCCTGGGAGGGAGCCATGGAAAGAGAACCCACCAGAGCCGTCCTCGTCCCAGCTCCTCGGGGCCAGGAGAGCccctggaggagcagggctgcgtgTGATCGCGGCCAGACTGCAGGAGGTGGCCTGGCAAGCCTGCTCCACCACCCCGAGCCCAAAACCAGGGGGAGCAGGAGCACAAAGGAGCCGCGGGATGCTGCCGTAGCCGGTCTCCTcgctcccttcccttcttcccgGCTCTGCAGCTGGACATCAACGACATGACCAAGTCCTGGGGCCTGGAGGTGGACCGCGTGGAGCTGACCATGGAGgccgtgctgcagcccccccgtgaCACCCCCGTGGGACCTCTGGCCACCGTGTCCCCGGTGCCCGGGCTGGACGGCACCGCgcagcagctggctgcccaCCTCCTCGGCACCACCCTGGCGCTGGCCGGCAGCGTGCCCAGTGCCCCGGAGGCAGGTGAGGAGGATGGGAGCTCCTCTTTTTTCCTTGGGGTGTCCCCGCTTCGTGCCCCGTTGTGATGAgaaggggctggggagaggaggagagggtcTGCGGGAGCTGGGATGGGGCGCGGGGAGCCTGGAGGGAACAGAGGGCAAGCTGGGGGAGCGATGGGGAGATTTTGTCTCCGTGTGCTTTGAGTCATAGGGCGAAGACAGGCAGGAGGTATGAGGACAGGCGTGTCTCTTCAGGCCCCTTCTTATTCCTaacactgaaaagctgcagccCACAGTTGCTGTTGGACTGCCTGTTCCATTTGTCGGGTGTTTCGGCTCTGGGAGGAGCAGCACGAGAATGGAAACTGGAACCAACgggggcgggaggaggaggtggcacgCTGACCCATTTCTCGGAAACCCCAAACCAATCTGTGCCCAGGAAAAGCCTTTTGGGAACATTTCCCACCCGCTCGGTGGGAAATGGAATGGGCAAAAGGCCGTTCTCCTCCTCCCGCTGAGCTGGAAATCCTCCGGAGAAATGGgtttctctgctccctggggaccaGCAGAGCTCGCCACCCAGTGTCCCCTCCtgtgcccctctgcccccagcagACAGTGTGGAGACGGTGAGCGAGGTGGAGCCTGCTGGCGCTCCCCACCTCGCCCGGAGGACGCCGAGCGCGGACGAGCTGCTGGCGGCGGTGGAGCCCGTCCTCTGCGAGGCCCTGGTGGGCCAGGTGGGAGCATCCTTCCAGGTGGACATCGCCCTGCCCGGCGGCGCACGCAGCTCCTACTTCATCGACCTCTCCTCAGGTCACCGCTCCTCGGGGGCGTGCGGTGCATTTGGGGAGGGTTTCTGGAGCCTCCCCGAGGGGGTTTGTGCTCCTTGGAAGTGCGAAGTGGCCTCTGGTTTGGGTTAAACACGCGggttttccttcagaaagagAGCACTGCTGGAAAACTGGCAGCCAGGTCTCCTCGTGGCTGGCCGAGTGGGATGGATCAGGGGCTGGTGGCTCTTGTCTGCCACCGGCCCCAAGGGGGACACATGTGGGGAGCACCACAGCCACGCAGGCATCCCCTCATCCATCCCCCACGGGCACCACCGGTGGTTTTTCTGGTGGCCATGTCCAAAGCgggacagggctgggaggcCGACTGCTGGAATGGGACATCAGTGCAGGAGAAATTTGTCTTCAGCAAGGACTGCTGCCTCCAAAtcccccctgccagccccttgTCTGCCACGTGGCCAGACTCAGTCCCTGTGAAATGCTGGGGAAAATGCCAGCGGGCAGGGCTGGATCCCAAACCTCTCCGCTTCTCCCCCCCTGCAGGCAGCGGGCGAGCTGGCCGCGGCGTCCCCCAGGGCAGCCCCGACGTCGTCCTGGAGCTGTCGGAGAAGGACCTGCAGGACCTGGTCCTGGGCGAGCTGCGCCCCCTGAGCGCCTACATGAGCGGGCGGCTGCAGGTGAGGGGCGACCTGCACCTCGCCCTGAAGCTGGAGGAGCTCTTCAAGGCCATGAAGCAGCGCAGATAGAGCGTGGCGGCGTGCGTCGTGGTCGGGGTGGAAAGCAGGACCCCAAAGTTTTGGGGAAGCGCCCTGGaggccctgctgccctccccggggagctggcaggaggcaggagaagaCCCGAgcggggaaactgaggcagaaaaaGCTTCACCTGCTCAGTGAGCTCCGCTGCCAGCCCTTATCCTTGTTCTCACCCCACGCTACTGGGCAGGAACCAGTCGGTGCCCCAGCTCGGGGACGCTGCGGCCAGGTTTGGGGCTGAGTTTGGGGGCGTTTTGGGGAATGCCCAGCCTGGAGGCAGCCAGGCCCTGTGTTAAGTGACCGCGCTAATTGTGCTTCGACGTGCTTCTTTGCATGCGTGCCGTGAGGTCTGTCCGCAGGGGGGGGTGTGCACTGTATATAGGCGTACACAgatatctatttattttgtaagCTTCCTTATTTTGTAAGCTTCTATCACCTCCGGGCGGACAATaaagctgggctgggggcagctgatGAATTCTTTGGGCAGGATTTGGGCCAGCTGTGCTCCTCAGCCcaccctgctgcacccccaggggAGCTGATGCCCGTGGAGGGTGCTGCGCGGGGGTGCCGCGGGCTCCATCTCACCACGCAAACACCCCAAGCCCTACCAAGAGTCTCCCTGGGGATGCTCAGCTCCCCTCCAGCACTCAATATTTCAGACTCTGGGCAGCCTCAGCCAGCCCTGGAGCATTTTGCAGGACCAGCAGGATGAGGCTGACCGGTGGCATCAAAAACCGAGACATTTCACACCAAACCACCTGCTAAATCTTTTCCTCAAAGCTTGGGGCTGGGTGGCACCAAGCAGACTGGGGGGCTCCCCGTCCAGCTAAAGGCTCGATTGGCCTCATTCTTCCTTCCTTGGGCTACATTCTGGGGACCTGGCGGGCAAACATCCCCTCTTTGAGGGTCATCCCCTCTTCGGAGGTCATTCCCTGTTGGTGGTGGTCCCCTCCTTGGTGGTGTCCCCCCCCTTGGTGGCAGTCCCATAGCTGCCAgcggctgctcccagcacactgctgggtgttggatgggatggatgggaagcagggcacagcccccccAGGACAAAGAGGGCCATGGAgatgctctgcagagctccacGTCCCCTCCAGGCCCCCTGTCCCCCAGGAAAAGCCCCTTTGGTGGCAGAGCCCTTCCTGCCAGCCATCAGCAGAGGGCTCTGCGCTGCCGGCCTGCCCACCTCGAAGGTGGAGCCTGGCTCCAGCGCAGGAGAAATCGAAAGTGGGCTGaaggagcagaaagaaggagcagaaggagcagaagcCAACGGGAGGCTCGGTGGCGAGCTGGGGGTCCCTCACTCCACCATGGCCAGCCCCGACCAAGTGAGCCCCTGGGCAACGTCGGGATGCTGccggggatggggaggaagggaggatgCTGGAGGCCACGGGGTGGAGAGACTAACGAGGAGAGGGAGGACGTCAGCCTCTGCTGGGAGGCCAGGATGGGAGACAGGCGGGCTGGGAAGGGGGCAagaggggagctgggctggggggaaggaggctggggagggggatgcTGGGGGTGGTGAGAAGTGCTGTGCCCCGGCAGGATCCAGGATGTTTCATTGTGTGCCTCCACGGACCTGTTTtgggggctggaggctgggtttgggggctggaggctgggtttgggggctggaggctgggtttcctgctccccgtggggtcccccTGTGCACAAATCTTGCGGCATGGCCAGAGGGAAGCGGGAAGCACCACgctcctccttcctccagctgcGGTTTGTGAAGCTGGCAGAGCGCTCAGcgcccttccctcttccctcctcctccctccccaagcagcagcagcagcagcagcaggaggaagaggaggatttCCAGTTCGTCCTCTGCGAGGGCTGCCGGCAGGAATCGCCCAACCTGAAGCTCCTCACCTGCCTGCACAGCCTGTGCCTGGGCTGCCTGAGCGAGAAGAAGCCGGTGGGGCAGTGCCCCGTGTGCCAGGAGCCCATCCCGCAGCCCAACGGCATCCCCGAGGTGGACAACGTGCTCTTCGCCAGCCTGCAGGCCAGGCTGCGCGTCTACCGCAGGATCGCCGGCGGGGCCGAGCTGCTCTGCGACAACTGCAGGAGGGAGGGCGAGTACTGGTGCTCCGAGTGCGAGGAGTTCCTCTGCACCACCTGCTTTGAGGCCCACCAGCGCTACCTCAAGCGGGAGAGCCACGAGGCCAGGAAGGTGACGGACATCAGGGCGGGGGCGCTGAAGGATTTCCTCCAGGGCGCCAGGAGGACCGGCAGCTTGGCCTGCTCCAACCCCACCCACAAGAACCAGACCCTAAGGTAGGTCTGGCATGCTTTGGGTTCATGTCACCAAGCTCGTTGGTGGCCCTCCGCTGTCCCCGTTGGCACCGGGTCCCCGAGATGGGTGGGAGGGTGAGCTCTGGGGACCGCGGGGAGGTTTGGTGATGGgacaggggagggcagggcacgaggctgctggagcacaggaggaAGGCGGCTGGTTTGGGCAGGAGGAAAGGGTGTGGGTGGTGGTGCTGGACCAGCCTGGGGGCGTTTTGGGGGTAAGGAATCCCCCAAATGGCTATGGGCGCGATGCTCCAACACCCCCATGGAGCAGTTCTTGCAAAGTCCCCTCTTCACCCTGCTCCGTGCCCTAACCCCCCGCTCCACCTGCAGCATCTACTGCAAGAAGTGCGAGAAGCCGGTGTGCTGCATCTGCGCCCTGCTGGACACGCAGCACGCCGGGCAGCACTGCGACATCGGCGCCGAGATCCAGCGgcggcaggaggagctggcGGCCGCCGGGCGGGAGCTGGCGCGCCGGCGGGGCGGCTTCGAGGCGTCGCGCGCGGCGCTGCAGGAGGAGGCCGCCCGGCTGGAGGCGGCGAGCGGCGAGACGCGGGAGCTGATCCGGCAGCGCGTGGAGCAGCTGGTGCGGCTGGTGCGGCGCGAGGAGGccgagctgctggggctggtggagcGGCGGCGGGAGCAGGGCCGGCGGGAGCTGGCGGGGGAGCTGCGGCGCGTGGAGGGCGTGCTGCGGCGGATGGAGGCGGGCGAGCGGCTGGTGGAGAAGATGAGGCTGTACGCCACGGAGCAGGAGGTGATGGACATGCAGCCCTTCGTCAGGGAGGCGCTGCGGGAGCTGCAGCGGCTGCGGCCACCGGCGGCCGGGGGCCGAGCGCAGCACGGGGACTTCGCCGAGTGCCGCGCCAGGCTGCAGGCGCTGGCCGAGCGCGTCGAGGGGCATGCAGGTGAGGACGTGGGGAAGCCGGGGGGAGGCTGGAAGCGGGGCCAGAGGTCAAAACCCTGCAGGAGGCGGTGTTCTGCTTGGGTTTCAAGTCTCCTCCTGCGACCTGACGGGCTCTTGCTCTTGGGGTGTGCTGCCGGCCCCTGGATGCAGTTGTAGTGGGAGGGCTGGCACCGGGCTGTGCCGTGGGCTAAGGGAGGTTTGTGGCAGCTGGATGTGTGGCACACGGAGCAGGGGCTCACAGGGAGGCTGACGTGGGGAGGACTGGGTCACCTTGGCACCCTCATGGGGCTGTGGCACGTGCAGGTGTCCCGTCTGTCCCCGGGCCCTGCCGGCTCCATCCCGTTTGGCCTTGCTCATCATGGGCTGCTTGGGGCAACCTGGGGCAGTGATTCCCCCTCTGTTTGCTGCCTTGGGATGGCATATCTGACCGGGAGTGTGAAGGGCTTCCAGGGACACCTGGGCTGGCCGCAGGTGGGTTCTCCCAGGTGTTCCCCGAGCTCTCCAGGCGGGATGTGGTGCTTTGGGAACGGCAGAGGCCATTGCATCCGTGGTGTGTGCAGAGACGGATCCAGGAGCGGTCTGGTGTCAGCACCCCTCCTGCAAATGGGGGGAGAACAAGGGACATTTGTGGGGTTTTCCGCTCCATCCCCTTGCTGCTGTCAGGGCTGATGCCATTCAGACCTGGGCTGTGTCCTTGGCAAGCCGTGGGCTTCCACagctgagctccccagggctggagCTTGCGGTTTCCTGGGGATGAGCTGCCTCCCGCCCCGCTCCTTGCGCCTCCCCCCACGGTAGGCAGCACCCCTCCAGCTCCCCTCAccagagcagcctggcagcacctCCTGACGCCCCTCTCCTGCTCCCTTCAGCCCCCGTCCCCACGGCAGGTACCTCTGCTCCCCGTTGGGACGCCCCATCTGAAGATGACAGCACCCCAAgcctcagcctcctgcctcAGCCTCCTGGGGAGATGTGTCCCGGCCGGGGAGGGGACACGTCCCTCGAGCAGAGGGATGAAGAAGCGGAGGAAGGCTCGGCATCACCTCGTGGGACCCGTGGGGACACCAGGACCCCCCAGGCCTCCCCGCAGGAAGATTTTAGCTCCTGGGCCAGGTCACACACGCAGCAGGTCGCCGAGCTCCTGCGGGTCGCCTCCTGCTTGCTGCGGGCTCACTGCAGGTCCAACAAGCACCTGGCAGCCCTGTCCCGGGGCGTGCAGTCCATGTCCCACTCCCTGAGTGCCCTCGCCTCCGCAGTGGGGACAATTCTGcagccatgctgcagccccctggctGTGCCCACCCCCTCGCAGGGCCCCCAAAACCCGGACTGGCCGACGCTCCCCTCCGACCTGCTGGAGCTGTTCCCCTCCAGCGTCCTGCAGGGGGACGAGACCACCCCAGGTCCTGCAGCATCTCCCCCCGCCCCTGagccccccgccagccccccgAGGTCTGTGTCCCCCAGGGAGTGCCCCTGTAGGGgcaagcccagcagcaggcccaggaagaggaggaagaagtgaCGAGAAGTGACATCCCCGCCGTGGTACCGTGATGATGCTCCGAGCAAGGAGGGGTGCACGGAGCCTCGTCTGCAAGAGGGAGCTGCTCGGTTTGCCAACCACAACGCCTGCGCTGCTCTGCGGCTGCTCGGAAACCCCACTGCGTGTCCCCCCAGGGACCAAGCTCTCCGTCACGCTTTGCTGTGCCAATAAAGTCCTCCTGGGCTGAACTTTTGTCTCTTGCTGGTGTTGCAGCCTGGAGGGACCCTCCTGAGCCCGGGGGCTTGGGGCTACCCAAACCGTGCCCCGCTTCTCCACCAGGGGTTTGAGCAGGACCACGGCAGCTTTCTGCCAAAGCCACAGGAGCCCGGGGGACACCTGGCTGGGGTCAGCAGGGTGGCATGCCCCCAGCTGCCAAATCGTGTTAACTTCTCCCTGCATGATGCTACTAACagcctttttcccttcccagcaTGTGCGGGCACCTCCACGAGCTGCAAACCCAGGGGGGAAAGGGTTTAATGGGCAGCAGGGCGAGCAGGCAGTgctccagcccagcctgcagcctcGCTGCTTGAACCTGGCCTCTGCAGCATCTCCCGGTGGGGTTTGTGGTTACCCACAGCTCCAGCGTCCCCGTGGCCACCTGCGCCTTctgcacctccagccctgctcgCTCTCAACCcgctgtgtttttgttctttcagaacctgcccctgctccagccacGGAAGACTCCCACCAGGTGAGGCTTTCTGCTCGTGTTGTGCTGGGATTTCATCCGGGGCTACCTTTGCTCAAGCatttggctgctgcttccccacctgctttgctttgaaaggggagctgggctgcagagaCACCCTGCTGCGAGCTCTCTGCTGGTTTCCAGTCCCACCCCCGGACTGGGACTGGTCTAGCATCACCACGCACAGCCCAGAGGGGTCCTGCcctggggatttggggtgggacTTGGGCAGGGGAGCGTGGTGCCAGTGATGgggacgtggtgctgggcacagcagAACCTGTCTGGGCAAGACGAATGTTTGCTTTGGGCAGGGACACGTGGGGCTGGGAAACCAGCTGGGGGACAGCACCATCAGCCTTAAATTACCTCTGAGGCACCAACGGCCATTAATTACACCTCCAGGAAGAAGCTTCTTCCCCGTGCCATGCCAGCCCTCCAGCTCACGCCCCTTGCCACTACTGCCTGCTCTCCATCTCCCGAAATAGGaatcctctgctctgcttcatctcgccccctccccaagccctTCCGAAGCCCAGGACCCCCCTCCCCATACACACACATCTCCAAGCACCAATCCGCCaccctcccacctcctgctcaTTGCTCCCACCTGCGTCCTTCTTTTGGTCCCCACATGGAGCCATCACATTTTCGGGCTGGTATAAGGGGCAGATGTTTGCTCACCCAAGCAAGGTGCGTGGTGGGACCTGCACTCACACCACATCTCACCTGCCTTGGGGTCATTACCTTGGGATCGTTACCTTGGGGTCAAACAAATGGCCAGAGGTGACAAGGCTTGGGGACCCTCAGTCCTTCCCTAAGACCTCTGCATTGCCCAAGGACCAAAATATCCACCCTGAGCACGTGGGGACGCTCACCGGGCTCTGCTTTGCCCACGTAGGCCCCCTCTACCTCCACTCCTGCCAAGAGGAAGACGGACAAGAACACCAACACGCTGCCATCCCCAGTGAAGGTGATGAAGGTTGAAGAGGACGATGATGGATGGAACATGCTGGCGGAGCCGCAGAGGCCGAGCTGTGAGGAGCAGCCTGGGACCAGCTTTTTGAGGCTCGCCATGGATGACAACCTGCTGGAAGGCATGCTGGATGGCAACGGGGGGCTCTGCGGCTCGGGTAAGCGGTGTGCCTGAGGCTCCTGGTGTCCTGAGCAATGAAGCCACGGGGGGAATTTTGCACCGTGGTGGATTTTTTTATCTGTGGCTTGAGGGGGAATCTGTCGGAACTCATGGGCATGCCTTTCCTACCCCAGCAGATAGCAATAATCCCAGCTTGGAAAGCGCTGAAGAGGACAGCGTGGATGAGGACTccaaggtgagtgcagctcTCCGTGCTCAGCCGTGTGTTGCTCGCTGTCTAAGCCACGGGGGCTGCACCACTTGGTGCTTCCAGACCCCCAGGGCCGTCCCCACACCCCCTGGCAAGGAACTCTTCACTCCCGAGCACCAAAATACCTCTCTCAAAACCCTTCAGCTCTTTGGTAGCCCCAGATTTCTGCCACCTTTGAGCAGAAAGCCAGTTAGGATGGGTCCAAGCGGGCCACCCCCCATGGACACATCATGTTGGTcaggggtgctggaggaggcaaGTCTCCATGGCCAGCTGGAGGGGCTTCTTACACCCCGGGGGCTCCAGCAGGCAGTTTGAATTCATTTTGGGGCTGTGGTAACCTCCAGGACATGTCAGCGCCCAGAGCTGCAACCCAGGTTCTTCTTGAGACATTTGATAAGAGCCAGTTTTTGCTCCTCCAGGACTCCAGCCTGCTGGAAGGTCTCGGCAACGTGCTTGATGACGGCACCAGCGAAGAGCACCTGGGTTTCCCCATCCGCCTCCAGAACACAATGGACACGAGACAAGGGTCCCTGGTCTTCTTTGACGTCAAGATTTTGAGTAAGATCCTAACTGGGGACGCCTTAAGCCCCTCTCCTTAGTCCACCCTCCAAGAGCTGTAGGAGCCCTCCCGTTCGTGGTGTGGGGCTGATCCAGGAGCTGAGGGTGGAGGTGGACAAAAGGATGGATCCCTCATCCCCCTGCTGCTGTTAGAGCACCCCGGTCTGTTTTATTTCCCCACCAAGTCAGACTAATCCTGCTTATCCTTCGTTTCTCCTCACGCTCTTCCCTCGTTTCTTCTCCAGAAAACGAGATCATCCAGATGGCAGTGATCGATGGGGAGCAGATACTGCCCGTCCTCATCCAGCCGGTGAAATGTTTGCCCAGCCTGATGGCCAAAAACAGCGTCTGCGAGGTCGGCCTGAGGAGCCTGCTTGGCCACCTCTACGCCGTCCACCAGCCCATCCTGGGTGGGTTCAGGTTCTGCTCgctgccccttcccaccctCCTGGAGGCTCTGACGGTCCTGGGCAAGAGAGAGGAGTTCAGCGCCGCCGTGTACGGCTTCCTGGACATCCTGCCCCTGATAAAGGAGAAGGTCCCCGAGAGGGACAACTACAGGCTGAAgaacctggccagcagctacCTGTGGCGGGACCTCAGCGACCACAGCGCCATGGAGAGCGCCAGGGCCGTGAAGGACCTGTGCGAGGTGCTGGACATCGACCTGCTGAGGACACCCAGGCTGGTCCTCAGCCACGCCAGCCTGGAGTGCTGggtgtccctgcagcccctgctggagGAGAAGCTCCTCAACAAGGCGTCAGCCCAACGGCTGGCATCCTGCAACGTCGGCATCTCCGAGCTGTGGTCCTGCCACCGGCACGACCCCGGGCAAGGTCTCCAGAAGCTGCGTGCTCTGCTCAACGCTCACCGGCACGGCTCCGAAAAGAAAATCCGCACCCTGAGCAAGGTGCAGCTCTACTTCCAGCGCCAGCAGGAGGACAGCCGCGAGGCCCCGGCGGGCAGCGATGTGCCGAAAGATgtaaaaaacaaggaaaactgAAAGGGAAAACTGAAAAGTGAAAGTTGGCGCTGCCCTGCGGCCCGGCAGCCCGGCTCATCCACAGGCTCACATCCCTGGTTTTACCTCCAATGTTTCCTTGTCTGGTGGCTCTGGTCCTGGCCCCGCTCCTGCCACCTCGCCGTGCCTTCGTGTCCCCTCTGGGCTCACCAGACTGCCGGGGGAGCTTTCCAAACGCTTTCTTGGGGACGGGTGCTGCTGCCCGGAGCGTCCGGCTGCAGATGAAATAAATCGTTTCTCTATTTTGCTGTGTGTCACACATAGTTTGCCTCTGCGCCCCCATCCCTCAGCGCCCCCCGGCGCGCACCGAGGGTCCCCTGGGGCCAGGGGCAAAGCCCCGAGGTGCCCCCAGCGCCCCGCTGCGCGGAGCCaccctcgtcctcctcctcgaTTTCTGGTCCCCAGCACGAGGACCTGGCCTCGGGGATGCCTCATTTCCCATAAAAGcgttattattgttattattcctaataacatttttctgctcGGTGTTTTGGTACCGCTCATCCCAGCCGCGGTCCGGCCCGGGAAGCGGGATGGGTCTGTTCAGGGAGGGGTTAAACAagccttttcctccctttggCTAAAATCCCGCAGGGAATGCGGCTCGGAGGGAGGATGCCACCGTGTGGAGGCTCGTCCCGCAGCAGCACGGCCGTGCTTTGGGTTGGGGGGTGGGCTTTGGGCTCCGCGATCCCCCCTCCCCGGGTCCTGGAGGCTGCCCAATGCCCCAATGGGAATTGGAATTTCCCACGAAATGAaggattttttgttcttttccttttatttttccacctgATTCGAGATGAAATGTCCTCTTCTTCTCCCTGCCCTCAAATCACCTTTTCTTGGGGAAAGAGCCAGCCGTGAACCCCTCCTGCCCTGGAGATCCCCAATTGCCCTTGGCACGAGCAGCTCCTCAGGGATCACCGCagggctgaaggagctgggacagggacaagTTTGGGGACCTGAAGGGAGGGAAGATGCcacctccttcccaccccagcGCCCCCCACAGCACAAAGACCCCATTCTCTGGAGGAGGGACTCATCTCTTGGTAGGGCTGGTTATTACCAGACAAGGCACAAAAACCTCCGGCTGGCTAAAATCCAACACCTCTTCTTTGGCAAGGGACCCAGCAGCTCGTTAGCTAATTAGCACCCACCAGGATGGGCTCCCCAGGGATCCAGCTGCTCTCACCTGCTGCCAATTGCCCTTGACAGGAGGCGAGGGCTACAAAAGCCCCCGTGGCAGCTGGTGCTCCTTGTGCTGGGCTCTGGTGGGCAGGATGAGgtctgggagcagcctggggctCGCTcttttctgctggctgctgggggaggcGGCTGCTTACAACCCCTGGGGCTTTCTGAGAGGGGAGGCAGAGTTATGGGGGGCTCCTGCCGTGGGGCAGCCCCCTAACTTCTCCCCGTGGGCATGGGTGGATGtctcccagctccaggctgctgcccccctgcaccctgtggctgtgcagtgccaggaggcTCAGGTGGTGCTCACGGTGCACCGGGACCTCTTTGGCACTGGGCGCCTGGTCCGGGCTGGGGACCTGACCTTGGGCACGGCTGCCTGCCCCCCTACAGCCCAAAATGCTGCTGAGAACGTGGTGACCTTCGTGGCTGGGCTGCACGAGTGTGGCAGCACCCTCAGGGTAAGGATGGGGGCTGGATCTTTTATCGTGGTGCTGTGCACAGGGAAGGGATGCTGAGCGTTTGGGCATCCCCCTGGGGGCTTCAGGATgggttttctcctccctctcacAGAGCTGATGGCAGCCCTagaaaggcagcagctgccagccctaTAAATGCCTGCTGGTAAAGCCTGGTGGTTCTGTTAGCCAAGGGCAGGCTCCCTGCTGCCGTGAtgctctgctgcttgctggTGGGCTGGAGCTGATGTGATGCTTGGTGGAGCGTGTCCCGCTTTGGCAGAGCGCTGTGGTTGGGCTTTAAAAGCTTAAAAGCCTTTCCCAGGAGCTGGACATCTCATCCTGGTTTTAGGGGTGGCAGAAGCTGTGCTGTCCGGGCTGGGGGCCAGCTCTGGCCCATCAGCAGGGATGGGCACGGACCAGGCAGAGGTTGGGTTTCTCCTGACAGATCTCCAAATCCTCCCATGTGTGCTGTGCTCACCTCCTCCAGGGTGCTGCCGATGCAGCCcaggagccccagcagctggtgctgagctcaGGAGTGTTGCCAGAGCATGGCACGGTGCTGCTCCAGAGGAAACTGCCTTTGGTCCCTTTCCTCCGGAGAGGTTTGGGGCCACCAGGGCGGGAAGCTTTCACTAAAGCCCCCTGGGGGACAGACTGTCCTTCTGGGCACATGGAAATGAGAAGGAAACAACACCTGAAGCATCTCTCCATCCAGCCGTGCTGCTggccaggcagtgctgggacAGGCAGGAGTGTCCCTGCGGCAGGGTGggtgctgcactgctgctggtggccagaGGAGAGCTCTCAGCGCTGAGGAGCCAGGCTTCAATGTGCTGCTCCGCTCCTTTAGCTGAAGGATAATGGTGGATAACGCATCTCGTCTCTCCCCAGGTGACCCCCGATGCTCTAATCTACAGCACAACCTTAAATTACAGCCCGCTCCATGCAGGCAACCCCGTCA is a genomic window containing:
- the LOC137863353 gene encoding protein PML-like isoform X4, translated to MEMLCRAPRPLQAPCPPGKAPLVAEPFLPAISRGLCAAGLPTSKVEPGSSAGEIESGLKEQKEGAEGAEANGRLGGELGVPHSTMASPDQQQQQQEEEEDFQFVLCEGCRQESPNLKLLTCLHSLCLGCLSEKKPVGQCPVCQEPIPQPNGIPEVDNVLFASLQARLRVYRRIAGGAELLCDNCRREGEYWCSECEEFLCTTCFEAHQRYLKRESHEARKVTDIRAGALKDFLQGARRTGSLACSNPTHKNQTLSIYCKKCEKPVCCICALLDTQHAGQHCDIGAEIQRRQEELAAAGRELARRRGGFEASRAALQEEAARLEAASGETRELIRQRVEQLVRLVRREEAELLGLVERRREQGRRELAGELRRVEGVLRRMEAGERLVEKMRLYATEQEVMDMQPFVREALRELQRLRPPAAGGRAQHGDFAECRARLQALAERVEGHAEPAPAPATEDSHQAPSTSTPAKRKTDKNTNTLPSPVKVMKVEEDDDGWNMLAEPQRPSCEEQPGTSFLRLAMDDNLLEGMLDGNGGLCGSADSNNPSLESAEEDSVDEDSKDSSLLEGLGNVLDDGTSEEHLGFPIRLQNTMDTRQGSLVFFDVKILKNEIIQMAVIDGEQILPVLIQPVKCLPSLMAKNSVCEVGLRSLLGHLYAVHQPILGGFRFCSLPLPTLLEALTVLGKREEFSAAVYGFLDILPLIKEKVPERDNYRLKNLASSYLWRDLSDHSAMESARAVKDLCEVLDIDLLRTPRLVLSHASLECWVSLQPLLEEKLLNKASAQRLASCNVGISELWSCHRHDPGQGLQKLRALLNAHRHGSEKKIRTLSKVQLYFQRQQEDSREAPAGSDVPKDVKNKEN
- the LOC137863353 gene encoding protein PML-like isoform X2, which gives rise to MEMLCRAPRPLQAPCPPGKAPLVAEPFLPAISRGLCAAGLPTSKVEPGSSAGEIESGLKEQKEGAEGAEANGRLGGELGVPHSTMASPDQQQQQQQEEEEDFQFVLCEGCRQESPNLKLLTCLHSLCLGCLSEKKPVGQCPVCQEPIPQPNGIPEVDNVLFASLQARLRVYRRIAGGAELLCDNCRREGEYWCSECEEFLCTTCFEAHQRYLKRESHEARKVTDIRAGALKDFLQGARRTGSLACSNPTHKNQTLSIYCKKCEKPVCCICALLDTQHAGQHCDIGAEIQRRQEELAAAGRELARRRGGFEASRAALQEEAARLEAASGETRELIRQRVEQLVRLVRREEAELLGLVERRREQGRRELAGELRRVEGVLRRMEAGERLVEKMRLYATEQEVMDMQPFVREALRELQRLRPPAAGGRAQHGDFAECRARLQALAERVEGHAEPAPAPATEDSHQAPSTSTPAKRKTDKNTNTLPSPVKVMKVEEDDDGWNMLAEPQRPSCEEQPGTSFLRLAMDDNLLEGMLDGNGGLCGSADSNNPSLESAEEDSVDEDSKDSSLLEGLGNVLDDGTSEEHLGFPIRLQNTMDTRQGSLVFFDVKILKNEIIQMAVIDGEQILPVLIQPVKCLPSLMAKNSVCEVGLRSLLGHLYAVHQPILGGFRFCSLPLPTLLEALTVLGKREEFSAAVYGFLDILPLIKEKVPERDNYRLKNLASSYLWRDLSDHSAMESARAVKDLCEVLDIDLLRTPRLVLSHASLECWVSLQPLLEEKLLNKASAQRLASCNVGISELWSCHRHDPGQGLQKLRALLNAHRHGSEKKIRTLSKVQLYFQRQQEDSREAPAGSDVPKDVKNKEN
- the LOC137863353 gene encoding protein PML-like isoform X1, giving the protein MEMLCRAPRPLQAPCPPGKAPLVAEPFLPAISRGLCAAGLPTSKVEPGSSAGEIESGLKEQKEGAEGAEANGRLGGELGVPHSTMASPDQQQQQQQQEEEEDFQFVLCEGCRQESPNLKLLTCLHSLCLGCLSEKKPVGQCPVCQEPIPQPNGIPEVDNVLFASLQARLRVYRRIAGGAELLCDNCRREGEYWCSECEEFLCTTCFEAHQRYLKRESHEARKVTDIRAGALKDFLQGARRTGSLACSNPTHKNQTLSIYCKKCEKPVCCICALLDTQHAGQHCDIGAEIQRRQEELAAAGRELARRRGGFEASRAALQEEAARLEAASGETRELIRQRVEQLVRLVRREEAELLGLVERRREQGRRELAGELRRVEGVLRRMEAGERLVEKMRLYATEQEVMDMQPFVREALRELQRLRPPAAGGRAQHGDFAECRARLQALAERVEGHAEPAPAPATEDSHQAPSTSTPAKRKTDKNTNTLPSPVKVMKVEEDDDGWNMLAEPQRPSCEEQPGTSFLRLAMDDNLLEGMLDGNGGLCGSADSNNPSLESAEEDSVDEDSKDSSLLEGLGNVLDDGTSEEHLGFPIRLQNTMDTRQGSLVFFDVKILKNEIIQMAVIDGEQILPVLIQPVKCLPSLMAKNSVCEVGLRSLLGHLYAVHQPILGGFRFCSLPLPTLLEALTVLGKREEFSAAVYGFLDILPLIKEKVPERDNYRLKNLASSYLWRDLSDHSAMESARAVKDLCEVLDIDLLRTPRLVLSHASLECWVSLQPLLEEKLLNKASAQRLASCNVGISELWSCHRHDPGQGLQKLRALLNAHRHGSEKKIRTLSKVQLYFQRQQEDSREAPAGSDVPKDVKNKEN